In Fusarium falciforme chromosome 9, complete sequence, the following are encoded in one genomic region:
- a CDS encoding Aminodeoxychorismate synthase produces the protein MATGDSEAASAKAPKRILFIDAYDSFTNNIVSLLRTILGAEIFVVRIDLSIVEKTGDHEEATPTRWTEAEFVDNLAQFDAVVCGPGPGSPLNPDDVGAFNLLWKLPEELQVPVLGICLGFQSLVAAHGGAVRRLKRGLHGMVREIEHRDDVSGDIFQGVPSFKATLYHSLCADIGQDDAEWKHEDRWKPSTSAPQLVPLAWTMETREDGRKERILEAVRHVTKPIWGLQYHPESVCTENAAKGVLVNWFHAALQWNRVHGRRTQGPLLEIQTLSPPNHLESVAAHRERSREGWWSRSGTTSLRDYGRDCEYTHRVLPLPQGVGVPEIVEMLGLARGESVILDSSSYKNGDALAVSSIVALEVETALRLEYSVSDNHVMVRLPGTAGSEDQIERIDLEDGAVNVWEIISDFWEARSHPPNSGKSSSAFKGGFMGFITYEMGLYGLEKKLVSGDRGHKRPDICLAWVTKSIVLDHRAGVAYIQHLKTRGSDDTWLEITTNKIKSSGVWGNSTSNSRNGVNGHVNGSSAQARHDRLKITTPQRDRYEEQVRVCQDFIAAGDSYELCLTSQTTMARPRVRHVNGGGYEEGSPWKIYQTLRNRQPAPFGSFIRLGGATMLSCSPERFLRHDSNGLCSMRPMKGTVRKSEAVSTLAQAEKILHVPKEVAENLMIVDLVRHDLHGVCGVGNVTVPDLMKVEEYATVFQMITVVNGQLPRQGHKTDGSRRGSLTHHSPYTGLDALAAALPPGSMTGAPKKRSCEILQVIEGRQERSLYSGVVGYMDITGAGDWSVTIRTMFRWDDEEAPPEEGETEPREVWRIGAGGAVTILSTPEGERDEMFTKLAGPLGVFRDAA, from the coding sequence ATGGCCACGGGTGACTCCGAGGCCGCTTCGGCCAAGGCCCCGAAGCGAatcctcttcatcgacgCCTACGACTCATTCACCAACAACATCGTCTCCCTGCTGAGGACCATCCTCGGCGCCGAGATCTTTGTCGTGAGGATTGATCTATCGATTGTTGAAAAAACGGGGGACCATGAGGAGGCGACGCCTACCAGGTGGACGGAGGCTGAGTTCGTCGATAACCTCGCTCAGTTTGACGCTGTTGTTTGTGGGCCTGGTCCGGGTTCGCCGCTTAACCCGGATGACGTCGGGGCTTTTAACTTGCTGTGGAAGTTGCCTGAGGAGTTGCAGGTGCCGGTGCTGGGCATCTGTCTTGGATTTCAGAGTCTTGTTGCAGCTCATGGTGGTGCCGTTCGTCGGTTGAAGAGGGGTCTGCACGGCATGGTGAGGGAGATTGAGCATCGCGATGACGTCTCGGGGGACATCTTCCAGGGTGTTCCGTCCTTCAAGGCGACGCTGTATCACAGTCTGTGTGCAGACATTGGACAGGATGACGCAGAGTGGAAGCACGAGGACCGATGGAAGCCTTCGACGTCGGCGCCGCAGCTCGTTCCCCTTGCGTGGACGATGGAGACTCGCGAGGATGGTCGAAAGGAGCGCATTCTCGAGGCCGTGAGACACGTCACTAAGCCCATCTGGGGTCTGCAGTATCATCCCGAGTCGGTGTGCACTGAGAATGCTGCCAAGGGCGTGCTTGTCAACTGGTTCCATGCGGCGCTGCAGTGGAACAGGGTCCATGGACGACGGACTCAAGGGCCACTATTGGAGATTCAAACCTTGTCACCGCCAAATCATCTCGAATCTGTGGCTGCGCACAGGGAAAGGTCAAGGGAGGGCTGGTGGTCAAGGTCTGGAACGACTTCGCTAAGGGATTATGGGAGAGACTGCGAGTATACACATCGTGTGTTGCCTCTACCACAGGGTGTTGGTGTGCCTGAGATCGTCGAGATGCTTGGCCTAGCAAGGGGCGAGTCTGTTATCCTAGACTCATCAAGCTACAAGAATGGAGATGCTCTCGCCGTGAGTAGCATCGTGGCCCTCGAGGTGGAAACAGCGCTGCGACTCGAGTACAGCGTATCCGACAACCACGTCATGGTTCGACTTCCCGGAACAGCTGGCAGCGAAGACCAGATCGAAAGAATCGACCTTGAGGACGGCGCCGTCAATGTCTGGGAGATCATCTCGGACTTTTGGGAGGCGAGGAGCCATCCTCCTAACTCTGGAAAGTCTAGCTCAGCGTTCAAGGGTGGGTTCATGGGTTTTATCACTTATGAGATGGGATTGTATgggctggagaagaagttggTGTCGGGAGATAGGGGACACAAGAGACCGGATATCTGCTTGGCGTGGGTAACGAAGAGCATTGTCTTGGATCATCGAGCTGGTGTTGCTTATATCCAGCACTTGAAGACGCGAGGTTCGGACGATACATGGCTTGAAATTACGACAAACAAGATCAAGAGTTCAGGGGTTTGGGGGAACTCGACATCAAATTCTCGCAACGGCGTCAACGGACACGTCAACGGCAGCTCTGCCCAGGCAAGGCACGACAGACTCAAGATCACCACGCCGCAGCGCGACAGATATGAAGAGCAGGTCCGGGTTTGTCAAGACTTTATCGCGGCAGGGGATTCTTATGAGCTTTGTCTCACTTCGCAGACGACCATGGCGAGACCGAGAGTGCGACATGTGAATGGGGGAGGATACGAAGAGGGAAGCCCCTGGAAAATCTACCAGACGTTACGGAATCGACAACCAGCCCCTTTCGGCTCTTTCATCCGTCTCGGCGGCGCAACCATGCTGAGCTGCTCCCCTGAACGCTTCCTCCGGCACGATAGCAACGGGTTGTGCTCCATGCGACCCATGAAGGGTACCGTCCGCAAGTCAGAGGCCGTCTCAACGCTGGCGCAGGCTGAGAAGATCCTTCACGTGCCCAAGGAGGTGGCCGAGAACCTCATGATTGTCGATCTCGTCCGACACGATCTACACGGCGTCTGCGGTGTTGGCAACGTCACCGTCCCTGACCTGATGAAGGTGGAGGAGTATGCGACCGTGTTCCAGATGATTACGGTTGTCAACGGCCAACTTCCTCGTCAAGGCCACAAGACAGACGGCTCTCGACGAGGCAGCTTGACTCATCACTCCCCCTATACGGGTCTTGATGCGTTGGCTGCGGCTCTCCCCCCTGGAAGCATGACGGGAGCGCCCAAGAAGCGCAGCTGCGAGATTCTGCAGGTGATTGAAGGTCGCCAGGAGCGAAGCTTATACTCGGGCGTTGTTGGATACATGGACATCACGGGCGCTGGCGACTGGAGTGTGACCATCCGCACCATGTTTCGCtgggacgacgaggaagctcCCCCTGAAGAGGGTGAGACGGAACCAAGAGAGGTTTGGAGGATTGGAGCTGGTGGTGCGGTGACGATCCTCAGCACGCCTGAAGGAGAGAGGGACGAGATGTTTACCAAGCTCGCTGGTCCTCTCGGTGTGTTCCGAGACGCGGCCTAG